The Anaerolineales bacterium region CGCCGAACAAGAACAGCGGCGTGATCGTTTCGCTCAAGAATAACCAGCCGAGCAGGGTCCCGACGACGGGTTGCGCGAAGAACGTCAACGAGGCGACCGTGGCGGGCAGTTCTTTGAACGCGTAATTCCACAAGAACATGGCAATGGCGGTCGAGATGATGCCGAGGAAGAGAATCCCGCCGATGATGCCGACAGTGATCTCGCCGATTCCGTGCGTCGAGATTTCTCTAAATCCCAATATTGCCGATGAGGGAATCCCTCCCAACAACATGACCGCACTGGTTGTGAGCAAGTCCATGTTCGATGCGGTCTTTCGTACAAGCACGGAATACAACGCCCAAGTGAGACCCGCGAAGAACAAAAGCAGGTTTCCTGAAAATAAGGAAGGGGATAATTGCGCCGTGCGCGGATCAATGACCGCTAGCACGCCGAGGGTTGAAATTGCCAACGCGAGAATTTGACGTCCCGTTATTTTCTCTCGAAGCAAGACAAACGCGAACAAAAGAACAAAAGCGGGCGTAGCGGAGGTGATCAACGCGCCGTTCGACGCTGACGATAATTTTGTCCCTGTGAATTGGAAGCCGAGCGAAACCCCATATCCCACCACGCCGACGAGGAAACACTGAAGAATCTGTTTGCGCGTGAGCGGCGCGTTCGGCTTACGGAGCCAGATCACAACCGCGAGGGAAAGGAATCCCAGCGCGAGGCGGAGAGTCAACAACGCGAATGGGGGGATGACTTCTAGCACGACTTTGCTGACCACGTACATGCCGCCCCAAATAGACGCCGCGCCAAGTCCGCATAGGAGGGCGATTACTTTTTTGTTCATGAAGCGGGGATTATAACTGGCGCAAGCGGATCATTCGAACGATTTGCTCTGCCTGCTCCTTTTGATCTCCCCTCGTTGCTTTTTAGATTGCAGTCGTTTTTCTTTCGACGCTTTTGACGGTTTTGTCTTTTTGCGCGCCCTAGGCTTGACTGCCGCTTTGCGAAGCAGCCCGACGAGCCGTTGGATCGCATCTTCCCGGTTCTGCTCCTGCGTGCGGAAATGTTTCGCCTCGATCAGCACAATCCCTTCGCTGGTCGCGCGTTTCCCCGCGATGTGAAGCAGTCGAGTTTTCACGTCTTCGGGCAGCGACGAAGCGCGCACATCAAATCGCAACTGCACCGCGGTCGCGACCTTATTGACATTCTGCCCGCCCGGTCCCGAGGCGCGGACGTAGTCGAAACGCAGTTCGTTTTCACTGATTTTTATTGAGGGAGAAATTTCGAGCATGGCAGAAGTATAACCCCCACGCGCCTTTAGCGTCCTCCCTCAATCCAACGAACTTCAGTCGGAATGAGGGAGGAGGAAGGCTGGGGGTCAAAACATCAACGAATTGACTTTATCTATCATCTCAGGAGCGGGTCTGAGGTCCGCTTCGGTAAGGCGGTTGAGAGGCGTGTCTACGAGGCGGTAGGTGTCCGAAAGAGTGGGTACATCCTTCGCGAGGTAGATCAATCCTGTAGTCAGCCAGTTGTTCCGTTGAGCCTCTTCCAACACGCGGATGGCTTCGAAGCGGTTGAAAGGATCGTGACTCTTCTCAAGGTTCTTGAGGATGACCACCGAGCCGTCATGCATGGATATTTCCCGCACCTCGCCCGCTTCCAATTCCTTTTCGAGCATGATCTCCTCGCGCGGCGGGATGTAGGTGATGTCGTGAAGCGGCTCTTCGTGATCTTTGCCCCACGCGTACGAATGATGGGCGTTGTCCGCGTCGTTGAACGTCACGCACGGGCTGATAATGTCCAACACAGCGATGCCGCGATGGGCGAATGCCGCTTTGAGCAACTCTTTCACTTGCTTGGCGTTGCCTGCGAACGACCGTGCCACAAACGTCGCGTTGGAGATCATCGCTTCCATGCAAATGTCAATAGGCATGTAGGGGTTCGTGCCTTGTTTCTTTAGTTCGAGTCCGAGTTCGGCAGTGGCGGAGAATTGACCTTTTGTGAGTCCGTACACGCCGTTATTCTCGACGATGTACACCATATTCAAATTGCGGCGCATGACGTGTTTGAACTGACCCATGCCGATGCTCGCCGTGTCGCCATCGCCGGAAACGCCGACGCCTTTCAGCGTGTGGTCGCCGAAGAGACCGCCTGTTGCGATGGATGGCATGCGTCCATGCAAGCTGTTAAATCCGAACGAACGGTTCATAAAATAAGTGGGACTTTTACTCGAACAGCCGATGCCGCTAAATTTCAAAACATTTTCGGGCAATACGTTCATTTCATACATCGCGGCGATGATCTGATTCGAGATCGAGTTGTGACCGCATCCCGCGCACAACGTTGTGGGCGCGCCGCGGTAATCGTTCTTCGTGAGACCCACCGTATTGACGTTAGCGGGTACGCCTGCCATAGGAAGCGCTGACATTATTTAGCTCCTTTCTTGCCGTTCTTTGAAACGGTTTTCTTCTTGCTCGTTGGTTTCTTTGCCGATTTACTCTTTGGCTCTTTCACCGCTTTGGCTAGGATGCCCTCGCGCACCCATGTAGCGGATGCGGGCATACCGTCGCCATGCGCAACCGAGATCAATTTCGTCGCGGAGTCGGGATTCGCCAAACTCAGCAACTGATGCAACTGCCCGTCCCGGTTCATTTCCACGACGTACAACTGGTCATGCTGCGCGACGAATTCATCCACCTCGGCGGTCAACGGCACAGCGCGCACCCGCAGGAAGTTTGTCTTCATGCCGTGATCCCGCTCCAATTGGACGCGCGCTTCATTGATCGCGGCTTCTGTCGAACCGTAAGCGATAATTCCGATCTTCGCGCCTTTGGTCTCCTGTACGATTGGCTTGGGCAAATATTGTTTTGCCGTCTCATACTTCTTCTTCAGCCGTTCCATATTGCGTTGAAATGTCGCCGCATCTTCGGTATATTTAGCATATTCATCGTGACCCGTTCCGCGTGTAAAGTACGCGCTCATCGGGTGTTTGTTGCCGGGCACTGTGCGATAGGGAATCCCGTCTGTATCTTTATCGAGGTAGCGTCCCCAGTTGCCTTTGATCTCTTCCAGATCTTTCTCCCAGAGAATCTTGCCCCGATCCATCGGCGTTTTTGGATATTCAAACGGCTTGCTCATCCACTGATTCATGCCCATATCCAGATCAGACAGGACGAACACTGGCGCTTGGATGCGTTCTGCGATATCGAATGACTGCCAGCCAAAATCGAAACATTCATTGATGTTGCCCGGAAGTAGAACGATGCTATCGCTGTCGCCATGGCCCATATTCACTACAAACGAAAGATCCGCTTGCGACGTGCGCGTCGGCAAACCTGTGCTGGGACCGATGCGCTGCACGTCCCAAATCACGACCGGCACCTCCGCGTAATATGCCAAGCCTGCGAACTCGGTCATCAAACTCAAGCCGGGACCCGAAGTCGAAGTCATCGAGCGGAGTCCGCTCCAGCCTGCGCCGATGGTCATGCCGATCGCGGCGAGCTCGTCCTCCGCCTGCACGACTGCGTAGGTGTGTTTTCCGTCTTCGCGTTTGCGGAGCATGGGCATATAATCGTTGATCGCCTCCGCCACCGACGATGCCGGCGTGATCGGGTACCACGCTACAAATTGCGCGCCGCCGAAGATCGTGCCGATTGCCGCGGCGGTGTTGCCGTCTGCCATGATCAAGCCGTCGGTTTTGTTCATCGGTTCAAGGTAATAGGGGTCTTGCTTTACGAGATTCGCTTTCGCCCATTCGGCGCCGGCTTTGACAGCGTTGAAGTTCATGTCAATCGGTTTTTGCTTGCCCTTGAAGTGGAATGTCAATGCGGCATGGACCGCGTTGATATCCAACCCGATCATGTGTACCAATACGCCGACGTAGATCATGTTGCCGACTAGGTCGCGGAAATCGCCGGGGACATTGGGATCGTCCTTAACTAGTTTTTTCACGGGCATGGCGTGGATAGCGATGTCCGTGCGGTTAATGGGGAGGCGGATATCGTCGGCGTAGAAAAATACTCCACCCGGCG contains the following coding sequences:
- a CDS encoding DMT family transporter; translation: MNKKVIALLCGLGAASIWGGMYVVSKVVLEVIPPFALLTLRLALGFLSLAVVIWLRKPNAPLTRKQILQCFLVGVVGYGVSLGFQFTGTKLSSASNGALITSATPAFVLLFAFVLLREKITGRQILALAISTLGVLAVIDPRTAQLSPSLFSGNLLLFFAGLTWALYSVLVRKTASNMDLLTTSAVMLLGGIPSSAILGFREISTHGIGEITVGIIGGILFLGIISTAIAMFLWNYAFKELPATVASLTFFAQPVVGTLLGWLFLSETITPLFLFGGVLIGIGILISTREYGS
- the arfB gene encoding alternative ribosome rescue aminoacyl-tRNA hydrolase ArfB — translated: MLEISPSIKISENELRFDYVRASGPGGQNVNKVATAVQLRFDVRASSLPEDVKTRLLHIAGKRATSEGIVLIEAKHFRTQEQNREDAIQRLVGLLRKAAVKPRARKKTKPSKASKEKRLQSKKQRGEIKRSRQSKSFE
- a CDS encoding 2-oxoacid:ferredoxin oxidoreductase subunit beta, translated to MSALPMAGVPANVNTVGLTKNDYRGAPTTLCAGCGHNSISNQIIAAMYEMNVLPENVLKFSGIGCSSKSPTYFMNRSFGFNSLHGRMPSIATGGLFGDHTLKGVGVSGDGDTASIGMGQFKHVMRRNLNMVYIVENNGVYGLTKGQFSATAELGLELKKQGTNPYMPIDICMEAMISNATFVARSFAGNAKQVKELLKAAFAHRGIAVLDIISPCVTFNDADNAHHSYAWGKDHEEPLHDITYIPPREEIMLEKELEAGEVREISMHDGSVVILKNLEKSHDPFNRFEAIRVLEEAQRNNWLTTGLIYLAKDVPTLSDTYRLVDTPLNRLTEADLRPAPEMIDKVNSLMF
- a CDS encoding 2-oxoacid:acceptor oxidoreductase subunit alpha — encoded protein: MDKVVNDFSIIVGTKNGSGSSTANNTILRAIFKMGIPVSGKNLFPSNIQGLPTWYTIRASKDGFLARREQQEIVVAMNPDSFIRDLASVAPGGVFFYADDIRLPINRTDIAIHAMPVKKLVKDDPNVPGDFRDLVGNMIYVGVLVHMIGLDINAVHAALTFHFKGKQKPIDMNFNAVKAGAEWAKANLVKQDPYYLEPMNKTDGLIMADGNTAAAIGTIFGGAQFVAWYPITPASSVAEAINDYMPMLRKREDGKHTYAVVQAEDELAAIGMTIGAGWSGLRSMTSTSGPGLSLMTEFAGLAYYAEVPVVIWDVQRIGPSTGLPTRTSQADLSFVVNMGHGDSDSIVLLPGNINECFDFGWQSFDIAERIQAPVFVLSDLDMGMNQWMSKPFEYPKTPMDRGKILWEKDLEEIKGNWGRYLDKDTDGIPYRTVPGNKHPMSAYFTRGTGHDEYAKYTEDAATFQRNMERLKKKYETAKQYLPKPIVQETKGAKIGIIAYGSTEAAINEARVQLERDHGMKTNFLRVRAVPLTAEVDEFVAQHDQLYVVEMNRDGQLHQLLSLANPDSATKLISVAHGDGMPASATWVREGILAKAVKEPKSKSAKKPTSKKKTVSKNGKKGAK